In a single window of the Agrobacterium fabrum str. C58 genome:
- a CDS encoding sensor histidine kinase: MMALRVLYVDDDPALARLSSRVLGRHGMEVVHATSVASGLELFQNGQFDVVVLDHYFQTATGMEFLAAIQTIPARAPVLYVTGSNEAQIAIDALKAGAADYVIKNVGDDFFPLLLTAIEQALENHRLRQTKEEADRLLVKAKEHAEMMVKEMNHRVANSLSLVSAMIRLQINTVKSQEAETALLETQSRISAIAGVHRSLYNTANVGLVSLSSYLTSIISDLFQAVPGSSSVTVETSLCEIDLKADHAVALGVIITELLTNALKYAYPDQTGVVRVNLSEENGQFVLVVEDDGVGVQPESAPRGTGLGTKLIMAMAQNIGARVEQTHTHPELRQGTRFAMIWHEKR, translated from the coding sequence ATGATGGCTTTGCGCGTTTTGTATGTCGACGACGACCCGGCTCTGGCGCGGCTTTCCAGCCGCGTTCTTGGTCGTCACGGTATGGAGGTGGTTCACGCCACCTCCGTTGCTTCCGGCCTCGAGCTTTTTCAAAACGGGCAGTTCGATGTGGTCGTTCTCGACCACTATTTCCAGACTGCGACGGGCATGGAATTTCTCGCCGCAATCCAGACGATACCGGCAAGGGCGCCGGTTCTCTATGTGACGGGATCCAACGAGGCCCAGATCGCCATAGACGCACTCAAGGCGGGTGCTGCCGATTACGTCATCAAGAATGTCGGGGACGATTTCTTTCCGCTTCTGCTCACGGCTATCGAGCAGGCACTGGAAAACCATCGCCTGCGCCAGACGAAGGAAGAGGCCGACCGTTTGCTGGTAAAGGCCAAAGAGCACGCGGAAATGATGGTGAAAGAGATGAACCATCGTGTCGCCAACAGCCTCTCGCTGGTGTCGGCCATGATCCGCCTGCAAATAAACACCGTGAAATCGCAGGAAGCGGAAACCGCTTTGTTGGAAACGCAAAGCAGGATTTCAGCCATCGCCGGCGTGCATCGCAGCCTCTATAATACCGCCAATGTCGGATTGGTCTCTCTGAGTTCCTATCTGACTTCCATTATCAGCGACCTGTTTCAGGCGGTGCCCGGCTCTTCTTCCGTCACGGTCGAGACGTCGCTTTGCGAAATCGATCTCAAGGCTGATCATGCCGTTGCGCTTGGTGTCATCATTACCGAGCTTCTGACCAACGCGCTGAAATATGCCTATCCCGACCAGACCGGCGTGGTTCGCGTCAATCTCTCTGAAGAAAACGGGCAGTTTGTCCTCGTCGTCGAGGATGACGGCGTGGGTGTGCAGCCGGAGTCGGCGCCCCGCGGCACCGGCCTTGGTACCAAGTTGATCATGGCGATGGCGCAGAATATCGGTGCCCGTGTCGAGCAGACCCATACGCATCCCGAGCTGAGGCAGGGAACGCGTTTTGCGATGATATGGCATGAGAAGCGGTAA
- a CDS encoding SAM-dependent methyltransferase, with product MTPFENLSELPAQNTRFNGRAGMGTWLVNRLLNNIERGRLRVTLPGGGTIEKSGHQEGSEAILMLHNWRAIRRVLVNGDIGFAEGFIENDWSTPDLTALIRFAAQNQDAFARSTRGSLPMRLINRMAHALNANTRRGSRRNIEAHYDLGNEFYRQWLDPSMLYSSAIFDDTTPTLEAAQRKKLERIAEKLQLTGNNSVLEIGCGWGALAIHLATQQNADVTGITLSPSQLRWAENAAEKESKAGRIDLRLQDYRDVQGQFDNIVSVEMFEAVGESYWPSYFEMLKRCLKPGGRAVLQIISIDESRFDTYRRKADFIQKYVFPGGFLPSDSALEKSVGQAGLKLTETELFGQSYALTLAEWRQRFHARWQTISLLGFDERFRRLWDYYLCYCEAGFAEGTINVGLYTIEHG from the coding sequence ATGACCCCGTTTGAAAATCTCTCGGAACTACCTGCACAGAACACGCGCTTCAACGGTCGTGCTGGCATGGGCACATGGCTCGTCAACCGGCTGCTGAACAATATCGAGCGCGGACGCCTGCGTGTAACCCTTCCCGGCGGTGGAACCATCGAAAAATCGGGGCATCAGGAAGGTAGCGAGGCCATTCTCATGCTGCACAACTGGCGGGCCATCCGCAGGGTGCTCGTCAATGGCGATATCGGCTTCGCGGAAGGCTTCATCGAAAATGACTGGTCTACGCCTGATCTGACGGCACTCATCCGTTTCGCCGCTCAGAATCAAGATGCATTCGCAAGGTCGACGCGCGGCAGCCTGCCAATGCGTCTCATCAACCGCATGGCACATGCTCTGAACGCCAATACCAGACGCGGCAGCCGCCGTAATATCGAAGCACATTACGATCTCGGCAACGAGTTCTACCGGCAATGGCTGGATCCCTCGATGCTCTATTCCTCGGCGATTTTCGACGACACCACGCCCACCCTCGAAGCCGCGCAACGGAAGAAACTCGAGCGTATTGCCGAGAAGCTGCAGCTAACCGGAAATAACAGCGTACTCGAAATCGGCTGCGGCTGGGGTGCACTCGCCATCCACCTCGCCACGCAACAGAATGCCGATGTGACCGGCATCACCCTTTCCCCCTCCCAGTTGCGCTGGGCAGAAAATGCAGCAGAGAAAGAAAGTAAGGCTGGCCGGATCGATCTTCGGCTGCAGGATTACCGCGACGTGCAGGGTCAATTCGACAATATCGTCTCGGTGGAGATGTTTGAGGCCGTCGGCGAATCCTATTGGCCAAGCTATTTCGAAATGCTGAAACGCTGCCTTAAACCCGGCGGCCGTGCGGTGCTGCAAATCATCTCCATTGACGAAAGCCGCTTCGATACCTATCGGCGCAAGGCTGACTTCATTCAGAAATACGTCTTCCCGGGCGGTTTCCTGCCATCCGATTCAGCGCTTGAAAAATCCGTCGGACAAGCCGGCCTGAAACTCACGGAGACGGAGCTTTTCGGACAGTCCTATGCGCTCACACTGGCAGAATGGCGCCAGCGCTTCCATGCCCGGTGGCAAACGATTTCCCTGCTCGGCTTCGATGAGCGCTTTCGGCGGCTCTGGGATTATTACCTCTGCTACTGCGAAGCGGGTTTTGCCGAGGGAACCATAAATGTCGGCCTGTACACGATAGAACACGGATGA
- a CDS encoding DUF2147 domain-containing protein, whose amino-acid sequence MKISRLAIVSALLPTLAGLSAAAGEIDGNWARGDGKAKVVIAPCGEKICATNTWIKPGTPKEKTGDRLIMDIKQSEAGSYSGTAFDPQRDKSYKITVTVAGNNMTTKGCIVAGLLCKGISWTRID is encoded by the coding sequence ATGAAAATCAGCAGATTGGCAATTGTATCCGCCCTCCTCCCGACGCTGGCGGGCCTCAGTGCGGCAGCAGGCGAAATCGACGGCAACTGGGCGCGCGGCGACGGCAAGGCGAAAGTGGTGATCGCGCCCTGCGGCGAAAAAATATGTGCCACGAACACATGGATCAAACCCGGCACCCCAAAAGAAAAGACCGGTGACCGCCTGATCATGGACATCAAGCAGAGCGAGGCGGGCAGCTATTCCGGCACCGCCTTCGACCCGCAACGGGACAAATCCTACAAGATAACAGTAACGGTCGCGGGCAATAACATGACCACGAAAGGCTGCATCGTCGCCGGCCTGCTATGCAAGGGCATAAGCTGGACCAGGATCGACTAG
- a CDS encoding response regulator: protein MSYNFQGKQILVLEDDALLAMDMEDFLSDLGVNVVGPVSHIGAALEKINATDLDGAVIDLNLRGELSLPVIEELKAANIPFVICSGYAEIPGVRAKLDGLTVVSKPCDFDNLSRVLANEFSLTN from the coding sequence ATGAGCTATAATTTTCAGGGAAAACAAATTCTCGTCCTGGAGGACGATGCGCTTCTGGCGATGGATATGGAGGATTTTCTTTCCGATCTGGGGGTTAACGTCGTGGGGCCGGTTTCGCACATTGGTGCCGCCCTGGAGAAAATAAACGCCACCGATCTGGATGGCGCCGTCATCGATCTGAATTTGCGAGGCGAATTGTCCTTACCCGTCATTGAGGAGCTCAAGGCGGCAAACATACCCTTCGTGATCTGCAGCGGATATGCGGAGATACCTGGGGTCCGCGCGAAACTCGACGGGCTGACGGTCGTCTCCAAACCCTGCGATTTCGACAATCTGTCGCGTGTTCTGGCGAATGAGTTTTCACTGACCAACTAG
- a CDS encoding DUF2177 family protein — protein MKTYLVAYFFTLVAFLVIDFIWLSTMASRLYRPAIGDLLADNFRLAPAIVFYLIYAAGLTFLAVRPALISGEWTTALLYGAAVGFMAYATYDLTNQATLKNWSTTLTVADLLWGTFVSAAAAVIGYLVTVRLVGPLENSAGLS, from the coding sequence ATGAAGACCTATCTTGTCGCCTATTTCTTCACTCTCGTTGCCTTTCTGGTGATCGATTTCATCTGGCTGAGCACCATGGCGTCGCGACTTTATCGGCCGGCCATCGGCGATCTTCTGGCGGATAATTTCCGCCTTGCCCCGGCGATCGTCTTTTATCTGATCTACGCCGCAGGCCTCACTTTTCTCGCCGTGCGCCCGGCTCTGATTTCGGGCGAATGGACCACGGCTCTGCTTTATGGCGCTGCGGTCGGCTTCATGGCCTATGCCACCTATGACCTCACCAATCAGGCGACGTTGAAGAACTGGTCCACCACCCTGACTGTTGCCGATCTACTGTGGGGAACCTTCGTGTCCGCGGCAGCAGCCGTCATCGGTTATCTCGTCACGGTGCGCCTGGTCGGCCCGCTTGAAAACTCGGCGGGCCTGTCATGA
- a CDS encoding anti-sigma factor, translated as MTTGDQSGGMHARDEILAGEYVLGVLSLEKRREVERRIQDEEAFAQLVRRWEAEFSDFNAEYQEQTPSPTVLARIEERLFGSRAVNTNGSLWNSASFWRWISVATSATAVAAVVYAAFPDQWQGTTPLVAELATTDSQVNLLASYDSESGRMHIVPVATGKTDEKSLELWLVMDGGKTRSLGVFQPGTNGDLIIPADMRGNITDGTTFAISVEPFGGSPTGQATGPVIAVGTARHL; from the coding sequence ATGACAACGGGCGACCAGAGCGGCGGAATGCACGCGCGCGATGAAATCCTCGCCGGCGAATATGTGCTGGGCGTTCTGTCGCTCGAAAAGCGTCGCGAGGTGGAAAGGCGCATTCAGGACGAGGAAGCCTTCGCGCAACTCGTGCGGCGCTGGGAAGCGGAATTCTCCGACTTCAACGCCGAATATCAGGAACAGACGCCGAGCCCGACCGTCCTCGCCCGCATCGAAGAGCGCCTGTTTGGCAGCAGGGCTGTCAATACCAATGGCAGTCTCTGGAACTCCGCGTCCTTCTGGCGCTGGATATCAGTGGCCACCAGCGCAACCGCCGTGGCTGCCGTCGTTTATGCTGCCTTCCCCGACCAATGGCAGGGCACCACGCCGCTTGTGGCCGAACTCGCGACAACCGACAGCCAGGTCAATCTTCTCGCTTCCTATGATTCGGAATCGGGAAGAATGCACATCGTGCCCGTAGCAACCGGCAAGACGGACGAAAAATCATTGGAATTGTGGCTGGTCATGGATGGCGGCAAGACACGCTCGCTTGGCGTTTTCCAGCCCGGCACGAACGGCGACCTCATCATTCCCGCCGACATGCGCGGCAACATAACGGATGGTACGACCTTCGCGATCAGCGTGGAACCCTTTGGAGGCTCGCCGACGGGTCAGGCAACCGGCCCGGTCATCGCTGTCGGCACCGCACGGCATTTGTGA
- a CDS encoding response regulator, producing MPELRPILLVEDNPRDLELTLTALEKCQLANEVVVARDGTEALDYLNVTGSHHNRPGGDPAVVLLDLKLPKVDGLEVLQTVKGSDHLRHIPVVMLTSSREEQDLVKSYELGVNAFVVKPVEFNQFFKAIQDLGVFWALLNEPPPGAYRNGG from the coding sequence TTGCCTGAACTCAGACCCATTCTGCTTGTGGAAGATAATCCACGCGATCTGGAACTAACGCTGACCGCTCTTGAGAAATGCCAGCTGGCGAATGAGGTGGTCGTGGCGCGTGACGGCACCGAGGCACTCGACTATCTGAATGTCACCGGCAGCCATCACAACCGGCCAGGTGGTGATCCGGCCGTGGTCCTTCTCGATCTCAAACTCCCGAAAGTGGATGGGCTTGAGGTTTTGCAGACGGTCAAGGGCAGTGATCACTTACGGCACATTCCCGTCGTCATGCTGACGTCGTCCCGAGAAGAACAGGATCTCGTCAAAAGCTACGAACTCGGCGTGAACGCATTTGTCGTCAAGCCTGTGGAATTTAACCAGTTCTTCAAGGCAATACAGGATCTTGGCGTCTTCTGGGCCCTCCTGAACGAACCGCCGCCGGGTGCATATCGCAATGGCGGATGA
- a CDS encoding response regulator, whose protein sequence is MKATGQEVTIVMIEDDEGHARLIEKNVRRAGVNNEIVPFTLGAKALDFILGESRDGLVSKDRYLLVLLDLNLPDMSGLNILEQIKSNEYTRRLPVVVLTTTDDETEIQKCYDLGANVYITKPVDYEGFANAIKNLGLFFSVIQIP, encoded by the coding sequence ATGAAAGCGACCGGTCAGGAAGTAACGATCGTGATGATCGAAGATGACGAAGGCCATGCCCGGCTGATCGAGAAAAACGTGCGGCGCGCCGGCGTGAACAACGAGATCGTGCCATTTACGCTCGGCGCCAAGGCGCTGGACTTTATATTAGGCGAAAGTCGGGATGGGCTTGTCAGCAAGGACCGTTATCTTCTCGTCCTGCTCGATCTCAATCTCCCCGATATGTCGGGCCTCAATATTCTCGAGCAGATCAAGAGCAATGAATATACCCGCCGTTTGCCCGTGGTTGTTCTCACAACCACCGATGACGAGACTGAAATTCAGAAATGCTATGATCTCGGCGCGAATGTTTATATAACCAAGCCGGTCGATTACGAGGGCTTTGCCAATGCCATCAAAAATCTCGGCCTGTTCTTTTCCGTAATTCAGATACCTTGA
- a CDS encoding sensor histidine kinase — translation MSSHTPKLDSCGAEPIHIPGAIQEHGALLVLSAREFSVVQASDNLANYIGVDLPIGAVATEANLPFISVLSAWYSGEESNFRYAWAEKKLDVSAHRSGTLVILEVEKAGVGESAEKLMGELTSLAKYLNSAPSLEDALFRTAQLVSSISGHDRTLIYDFGLDWSGHVVAEAGSGALPSYLGLRFPAGDIPPQARQLYTINRLRMIPDVDYKPVPIRPEVNAETGAVLDMSFSQLRSVSPVHLEYMRNMGTAASMSVSIVVNGALWGLIACHHATPHSVSLAVREACDFAAQLLSMRIAMEQSSQDASRRVELGHIQARLLKGMAAAEKWVDGLLGGEGEREDLLKQVGADGAALVLGDDYELVGNTPSREQVEELILWLGEREIADVFATDNLAGNYPTAAAYASVASGIIAMRVSELHGSWLIWFRPEVIKTVRWGGDPHKTVQESGRIHPRKSFEIWKEQLRNTSFPWSEPELAAARELRGAIIGIVLRKTEEMADLTRELQRTNKELEAFSYSVSHDLRAPFRHIVGFAQLLRERSDALDEKSLHYLQMISEAALGAGRLVDDLLNFSQLGRTQLTLKPVDMQKVVSEVRRSLSHAVSDRQIEWRIGALPVIFGDPTLLRQVWYNLIENAIKYSSREPVSIITISAVETEDDVTYSVEDNGVGFDMAYYNKLFGVFQRLQRVEDFEGTGIGLALVRRIVERHHGLVGAEGTVGEGATFSFTLPVTKVEEEKIA, via the coding sequence ATGAGTTCACATACGCCGAAACTGGATAGTTGCGGCGCAGAGCCCATCCACATTCCCGGTGCTATTCAGGAACATGGAGCCCTTCTGGTTCTGTCCGCGCGGGAATTTTCCGTGGTGCAGGCGAGCGATAATCTCGCCAACTATATTGGTGTGGACCTGCCAATCGGGGCCGTTGCCACCGAAGCAAACTTGCCGTTCATCTCCGTACTGTCCGCCTGGTATTCCGGCGAGGAGAGCAATTTCCGATATGCCTGGGCCGAAAAGAAACTCGATGTTTCGGCGCATCGATCCGGGACCTTGGTTATTCTTGAGGTGGAAAAGGCAGGAGTGGGCGAATCCGCTGAAAAGCTGATGGGCGAACTCACCAGTCTGGCGAAATATCTGAACAGCGCGCCGTCGCTGGAGGACGCGCTTTTTCGGACGGCGCAACTGGTGTCCTCGATCAGCGGTCATGACCGTACCCTGATCTATGATTTCGGACTGGACTGGAGCGGCCATGTCGTGGCGGAAGCGGGAAGCGGGGCTTTGCCGTCTTATCTCGGCCTTCGCTTTCCGGCGGGCGACATCCCGCCGCAGGCGCGGCAGCTCTATACCATCAATCGCCTGCGGATGATTCCCGATGTCGATTATAAGCCCGTGCCGATCAGACCGGAGGTGAATGCGGAAACGGGAGCGGTGCTCGATATGAGCTTTTCACAGCTTCGCAGCGTATCGCCGGTTCATCTCGAATATATGCGCAATATGGGCACTGCCGCTTCGATGTCGGTGTCCATCGTCGTCAATGGCGCTCTCTGGGGCTTGATTGCCTGCCACCACGCGACACCGCATTCGGTATCCCTTGCCGTACGTGAAGCCTGTGATTTTGCAGCGCAGCTCCTGTCGATGCGGATCGCGATGGAGCAGAGTTCCCAGGATGCATCCCGCCGGGTGGAGCTTGGCCACATTCAGGCGCGGCTCTTGAAAGGCATGGCCGCCGCCGAAAAATGGGTTGATGGCCTGCTGGGAGGCGAAGGTGAAAGAGAAGACCTGCTGAAACAGGTGGGCGCGGATGGCGCAGCACTTGTCCTGGGCGACGACTATGAGCTGGTCGGCAACACGCCCTCACGCGAGCAGGTTGAAGAATTGATTCTGTGGCTTGGCGAGCGGGAGATCGCCGATGTCTTCGCGACCGACAATCTTGCCGGCAACTACCCCACCGCCGCGGCTTATGCTTCCGTTGCGAGCGGCATTATCGCGATGCGGGTTTCGGAGTTGCACGGCAGCTGGCTCATCTGGTTTCGGCCGGAAGTCATAAAAACGGTGCGCTGGGGCGGCGATCCGCACAAGACGGTGCAGGAGAGCGGGCGCATTCATCCGCGCAAGTCCTTTGAAATCTGGAAGGAACAATTGCGCAACACCTCCTTTCCCTGGTCAGAGCCCGAACTTGCGGCAGCGAGGGAGCTTCGCGGCGCGATCATCGGCATTGTCCTGCGCAAGACCGAGGAAATGGCGGATCTGACACGGGAGTTGCAGCGCACCAATAAGGAGCTGGAGGCTTTTTCCTATTCCGTTTCGCATGACCTGCGCGCGCCGTTCCGTCATATTGTCGGGTTTGCGCAGTTGTTGCGGGAGCGCAGCGATGCCCTGGACGAGAAGTCCCTGCATTATCTGCAGATGATATCAGAGGCGGCGCTGGGTGCCGGCAGGTTGGTGGATGATCTCCTGAATTTTTCACAGCTTGGCCGAACGCAACTCACCCTGAAACCGGTGGATATGCAGAAGGTGGTGAGCGAAGTTCGCCGCTCTCTTTCACACGCGGTTTCCGATCGCCAGATCGAGTGGCGCATCGGAGCGTTGCCGGTGATATTCGGGGATCCGACCCTGCTGCGGCAGGTCTGGTACAATCTCATTGAAAACGCCATCAAATATTCGTCCCGGGAGCCGGTGTCGATCATCACCATTTCTGCGGTTGAAACCGAGGATGACGTCACTTATTCGGTCGAAGACAATGGTGTCGGCTTTGACATGGCCTATTACAACAAACTTTTTGGCGTGTTTCAGAGGCTGCAGCGGGTGGAGGATTTCGAGGGAACTGGCATTGGACTTGCGCTGGTGCGACGAATTGTCGAACGCCATCACGGTTTGGTTGGTGCCGAGGGAACTGTCGGTGAGGGAGCCACGTTCTCCTTCACATTGCCGGTTACGAAAGTTGAAGAGGAAAAAATTGCCTGA
- a CDS encoding sensor histidine kinase, producing MADETVLRMEASRLLLLEDSSVDAELIEDQLSRLSPPPAVTRAVGKASFIEALEKQQFDIILADFSLPDFDGMSALDLVMRTRPDTPFIFVSGILGEDAAIDAFRRGATDYVLKQRLVRLPSAVERALAEAREKQERKRAELHKELLVRELSHRVKNTMAMVVSIIRRTAKGSTSIKDYQERLVARVSALAESHALLFQSNWGETNLRDVVKRAIEPHNTFASRVELEGPDGVHVSPKSALALGMILHELATNAQKYGSLSGANGKVEVFWKKILNGDGNDCIDLRWQESGGPPVSVPQDTGFGTTLITRGVQYELQAESEIRYDPDGLQYRVIFPLD from the coding sequence ATGGCGGATGAGACGGTGCTGCGAATGGAGGCAAGCAGGCTTCTTCTCCTCGAAGACAGCTCTGTGGATGCGGAACTGATCGAGGACCAGCTTTCACGACTGTCGCCGCCGCCTGCGGTGACGAGGGCGGTCGGCAAGGCATCGTTCATCGAGGCGCTGGAAAAACAGCAGTTCGATATCATTCTTGCGGATTTCTCCTTGCCCGATTTCGATGGAATGTCAGCGCTCGATCTGGTTATGCGGACCAGACCCGATACACCGTTCATTTTCGTGTCCGGTATTTTGGGTGAGGATGCGGCGATCGATGCATTTCGGCGCGGCGCGACGGACTACGTCCTAAAGCAACGACTTGTGAGATTGCCATCCGCTGTTGAGCGCGCGCTGGCGGAAGCCCGGGAGAAACAGGAGCGAAAACGGGCGGAGCTGCACAAGGAGCTGCTCGTCCGCGAGCTTAGCCATCGTGTCAAGAATACGATGGCAATGGTCGTTTCCATCATTCGCAGAACGGCAAAAGGCAGCACCTCCATCAAGGATTACCAGGAACGGCTGGTGGCGCGCGTGAGTGCTCTTGCGGAGAGCCACGCCCTGCTTTTTCAGAGTAACTGGGGCGAGACAAATCTGAGGGATGTCGTGAAGCGCGCGATCGAGCCGCATAATACCTTTGCGAGCCGGGTCGAGCTCGAGGGTCCGGACGGCGTGCACGTGTCGCCAAAATCGGCGCTGGCGCTCGGAATGATCCTGCATGAGCTGGCAACGAACGCCCAGAAATACGGTTCTCTTTCCGGTGCAAACGGAAAGGTCGAGGTTTTCTGGAAAAAGATTCTGAACGGAGACGGCAACGACTGCATCGACCTGCGGTGGCAGGAGAGCGGCGGCCCCCCTGTTTCCGTGCCGCAGGATACCGGGTTTGGAACAACCCTGATAACAAGGGGTGTGCAATACGAATTGCAGGCGGAAAGCGAAATTCGCTATGATCCCGACGGCCTGCAATATCGGGTTATCTTTCCTCTGGACTAA
- a CDS encoding sigma-70 family RNA polymerase sigma factor, translating to MQGTEIATLINRVGMGDRSAFVSLYQATSPKLFAICLKILRDRTEAEEALQEIYIKVWQRARTFAVSAGKPATWLATIARNHAIDTIRARKPASDDIDEAYDLVDESIRDPEQQVVLVDEGRRIDDCMRELETVHAQAVRRAYVEGLSYLELSDELRVPLNTVRTWLRRSLLKLRECMQR from the coding sequence ATGCAGGGCACAGAGATCGCAACGCTTATCAACCGCGTCGGCATGGGTGATCGTTCGGCATTCGTCTCGCTTTACCAGGCTACAAGTCCGAAGCTTTTTGCGATCTGCCTGAAAATCCTGCGGGACAGAACGGAGGCCGAAGAGGCGCTGCAGGAAATCTATATCAAGGTCTGGCAGCGCGCCCGAACATTTGCCGTGAGTGCCGGCAAACCGGCGACATGGCTTGCCACCATCGCCCGCAACCACGCGATAGACACCATCCGTGCGCGTAAGCCCGCAAGCGATGACATCGACGAGGCCTATGATCTTGTCGACGAGAGCATCCGTGATCCGGAGCAGCAGGTCGTTCTGGTGGATGAAGGCCGCAGGATTGATGACTGCATGCGGGAACTTGAGACTGTACATGCACAGGCAGTACGTCGTGCCTATGTCGAAGGTTTGAGCTATCTTGAACTCTCCGATGAATTGCGCGTACCGCTGAACACGGTCAGAACCTGGCTGCGGCGCAGTCTTCTCAAACTCAGAGAGTGCATGCAGCGATGA
- a CDS encoding sensor histidine kinase, producing MLAVGVAILIGMVSMSLWLVQVNNRYSQETAELRRFRAAVLDVLTTMQDIETGQRGYLLTNNRDYLGPYEEALRDLPQRQSRLFDLLKEEEQYKQSLSGLRQAIDAKLAETRETIDLQRSGRITEAVEVVRNNDGKRFMNEIRIILSDLQSDTDDRLRIIVADQLGAANTLRWVTVGGAFAILIVVGGSIFLVFTYVRALNRSREDVGELNRHLEERVEERTRDLRRANQEIQRFAYIVTHDLRAPLVNIMGFLSEFDTSLKPVTRYVLADGESLPEDVIREARLAVEEDIPEAIGFIRSSTRKMDQLINAILKISRDGQRKLQPEKVDIETLLSSLSETVRHQINANGGEIEVDTPKLTIVTDRISLDQILGNLFDNAVKYQMPGRPLRLTARAYPAGRGAICIEVADNGRGIGEQDLERVFELFRRAGSQDQPGEGIGLAHVRSLIRNLGGDIKVESKLGEGSTFVLLMPSDLRRVTKESEK from the coding sequence ATGCTTGCCGTGGGTGTCGCTATTTTGATTGGCATGGTCTCCATGTCGTTGTGGCTGGTGCAGGTGAATAACCGCTATTCCCAGGAAACAGCGGAACTCCGCCGTTTTCGTGCCGCTGTTTTGGATGTGCTGACGACGATGCAGGACATCGAGACCGGCCAGAGGGGATATCTGCTCACGAATAATCGCGATTATCTGGGGCCTTATGAAGAAGCCCTGCGTGATTTGCCCCAACGCCAGTCAAGACTTTTCGATCTTCTGAAGGAAGAGGAGCAATACAAGCAGTCTCTTTCGGGCCTGAGGCAGGCGATCGATGCGAAGCTGGCTGAGACCCGCGAGACCATCGATCTGCAGCGTTCGGGCCGAATAACGGAGGCGGTTGAGGTCGTCCGCAATAATGACGGCAAACGCTTCATGAACGAGATCAGGATTATTCTGTCGGACTTGCAATCGGATACGGATGATCGGCTGCGGATCATCGTTGCGGATCAACTCGGGGCTGCCAATACGCTGCGCTGGGTAACGGTCGGCGGTGCGTTCGCGATCCTCATTGTGGTCGGTGGTTCGATCTTCCTCGTCTTTACCTATGTCCGTGCCCTGAACAGGTCGCGGGAGGATGTTGGTGAGCTCAATCGTCATCTTGAAGAACGTGTCGAGGAAAGAACGCGGGATCTTCGCCGCGCCAATCAGGAAATCCAGCGCTTCGCCTATATCGTGACGCATGACCTGCGCGCGCCGCTCGTCAATATCATGGGCTTCCTCTCTGAATTCGATACGTCGCTGAAGCCGGTGACACGTTATGTTCTCGCAGATGGCGAGTCGCTGCCGGAGGATGTCATCCGTGAGGCGCGGCTGGCGGTTGAAGAGGATATTCCTGAGGCCATCGGCTTTATCCGCTCGTCCACGCGCAAAATGGATCAGCTGATCAACGCCATCCTGAAAATATCCCGTGACGGCCAGCGAAAGCTGCAGCCGGAAAAGGTCGATATCGAAACGTTGCTTTCGTCGCTGTCCGAGACGGTGCGCCACCAGATCAACGCCAATGGCGGCGAGATCGAGGTCGATACGCCGAAGCTGACGATCGTGACCGACCGGATATCTCTCGATCAGATACTCGGAAATCTCTTCGATAACGCGGTGAAATACCAGATGCCTGGTCGTCCACTGAGACTGACGGCCCGGGCCTATCCGGCCGGACGGGGTGCGATTTGCATAGAGGTCGCAGACAATGGGCGCGGTATCGGCGAACAGGATCTCGAACGGGTTTTCGAGCTCTTTCGCCGGGCGGGTAGTCAGGATCAGCCGGGTGAGGGCATTGGTCTCGCGCATGTTCGTTCGCTAATCAGAAATTTAGGAGGTGACATTAAAGTCGAGTCTAAACTTGGTGAGGGCAGCACGTTTGTCCTGCTGATGCCGAGTGACCTCAGACGCGTGACGAAGGAAAGCGAAAAATGA